From one Neovison vison isolate M4711 chromosome 1, ASM_NN_V1, whole genome shotgun sequence genomic stretch:
- the LOC122913864 gene encoding olfactory receptor 56-like, with the protein MDKRNESSNMDFILLGLFPGIKHINVLVSAILLIYTVAVTTNSILIFLIWVDSHLHTPMYFLLSQLALMDLTLISSTVPKMATDFFSGKRSISQVACGTQIFFFLTLGIAECILITLMAFDHYVAICNPLRYTLIMSQKICLQMAFISWAGGALISLMHTAYAMHFPICGSREISHFLCEVMAILKLACEDISAYEKAVVMTSIVVLLIPLSFILSSYALIFLAVLRMNSVGGRNKALATCSSHLTVVSLYFGPAMLVYMRPTSYHSPKLDQVLFMLGAILTPMMNPLIYSLRNKEVVGALKNVLGRCLTSNYTTNVR; encoded by the coding sequence ATGGATAAAAGAAATGAGTCTTCAAATATGGACTTTATCCTCTTGGGCCTCTTCCCTGGTATAAAACATATCAACGTCCTTGTCTCTGCAATTCTTCTGATCTACACTGTGGCTGTAACCACAAATTCCATCCTTATATTCCTGATTTGGGTGGATTCTCACctccacacacccatgtacttTCTCCTCAGCCAACTGGCCCTTATGGATCTGACATTAATCTCTAGCACTGTACCAAAGATGGCAACTGACttcttctcagggaagagaagtaTATCACAGGTGGCCTGTGGAACTCAGATCTTTTTCTTCCTGACTCTAGGAATTGCTGAGTGTATCCTCATCACCCTCATGGCTTTTGACCATTATGTGGCCATTTGCAACCCTTTGAGATACACCCTGATCATGAGTCAGAAAATATGTCTGCAGATGGCTTTCATTTCCTGGGCTGGAGGTGCACTTATATCACTCATGCACACAGCGTATGCTATGCATTTCCCCATCTGTGGTTCTAGAGAGATTTCCCATTTCCTCTGTGAGGTCATGGCCATCCTAAAATTGGCCTGTGAGGACATCTCTGCTTATGAGAAGGCTGTAGTGATGACGAGTATTGTGGTGCTTCTCATTCCTTTGTCCTTTATCCTCTCCTCTTATGCTCTCATCTTCCTTGCTGTCCTCCGCATGAACTCTGTGGGGGGCAGGAATAAAGCTCTGGCCACCTGTTCCTCCCACTTGACTGTGGTGAGCCTATACTTTGGTCCAGCCATGCTGGTCTACATGAGGCCTACTTCTTATCACAGTCCGAAGCTGGACCAGGTTCTCTTTATGCTTGGTGCCATCCTCACCCCCATGATGAACCCCCTCATATATAGTCTGAGGAACAAGGAGGTGGTGGGAGCTCTGAAAAACGTGTTGGGACGCTGCCTAACCTCAAATTACACCACAAATGTAAGATGA